In Kineococcus sp. NBC_00420, a single genomic region encodes these proteins:
- a CDS encoding adenosine deaminase, producing MSTPESTTPPTIERLRALPKVSLHDHLDGGLRPATIVEIAAANGHRLPTTDPEELGAWFRDAADSGTLVRYLETFDHTVAVMQDAESLARVATEAVLDLAADGVVYGELRYAPEQHLQGGLSLDEVVVAVEEGMRRGEQLAAEAGTPIRVGTLVTAMRHADRGLEIAELALRHRDAGVVGFDIAGAEIGFPPSNHLAAFDRLHAENFPVTIHAGEAFGLPSIADAVHPCGAERIGHGVRIIEDVELGEGRDRFGLPVAKLGRLATWVRDRGIVLELCPSSNVQTGAATSVADHPVTVLKDLGFSISVNTDNRLMSGTSLSKEFSLLVDEAGWDLADVERATITALSASFLPFPERLAIASDVIRPAYSA from the coding sequence GTGAGCACTCCCGAGAGCACCACCCCCCCGACCATCGAGCGCCTCCGCGCCCTGCCGAAGGTGTCGCTGCACGACCACCTCGACGGCGGGCTGCGGCCCGCGACCATCGTCGAGATCGCCGCCGCGAACGGGCACCGGCTGCCGACCACCGACCCCGAGGAGCTCGGTGCCTGGTTCCGCGACGCCGCGGACTCCGGGACGCTGGTCCGCTACCTCGAGACCTTCGACCACACCGTCGCCGTCATGCAGGACGCCGAGTCGCTGGCCCGGGTCGCGACCGAGGCCGTCCTCGACCTCGCCGCCGACGGCGTCGTCTACGGCGAGCTGCGCTACGCCCCCGAGCAGCACCTGCAGGGCGGCCTCAGCCTCGACGAGGTCGTCGTCGCCGTCGAGGAGGGCATGCGCCGCGGTGAGCAGCTCGCCGCCGAGGCGGGCACGCCGATCCGGGTCGGCACCCTCGTCACCGCCATGCGGCACGCCGACCGCGGCCTCGAGATCGCCGAACTCGCCCTGCGCCACCGCGACGCCGGTGTCGTCGGTTTCGACATCGCCGGGGCCGAGATCGGGTTCCCGCCCTCGAACCACCTCGCGGCCTTCGACCGGCTGCACGCCGAGAACTTCCCGGTCACCATCCACGCCGGTGAGGCGTTCGGCCTGCCGAGCATCGCCGACGCGGTCCACCCCTGCGGTGCCGAACGCATCGGGCACGGGGTCCGGATCATCGAGGACGTCGAACTCGGGGAGGGACGCGACCGGTTCGGCCTGCCCGTGGCGAAGCTCGGCCGCCTCGCGACCTGGGTCCGCGACCGCGGGATCGTCCTGGAACTCTGCCCGTCCTCCAACGTGCAGACGGGGGCCGCGACCAGCGTCGCGGACCACCCCGTCACCGTGCTCAAGGACCTCGGGTTCTCGATCAGCGTGAACACCGACAACCGGCTGATGTCCGGGACGTCCCTGTCGAAGGAGTTCTCCCTGCTCGTCGACGAGGCCGGCTGGGACCTCGCCGACGTGGAACGCGCCACGATCACCGCGCTGTCCGCGTCCTTCCTGCCCTTCCCGGAACGTCTCGCGATCGCGAGCGACGTGATCCGCCCCGCCTACTCGGCCTGA
- the rsgA gene encoding ribosome small subunit-dependent GTPase A, which yields MPEPDENPGDPLARLGWDEDWDDRWNSFRAVTTHDGQHLLPARVVRVHRGACDVETPLGPQRVETPPGHLVPAPTTGDWVGLVLDAPEGPRVLGVLPRRTVLARASVTGRSVDHQLAANVDTVVVAIGADSRLSLGRVERFLALAWNSGARPVVALTKSDLLEQGELAETLTTVRGDAVGADVVAVSSIDPASVEALRDHLRGTVVLLGSSGAGKSTLANALLGEERFAVGAVRSVDGKGRHTTVTRELVPLPGGLVLVDTPGLRTLGVAELGDGLERTFADLDEVAVDCRFSDCSHTNEPGCAVLSAIDAGVFEQRRLDSYRRLEREQAWFASRTDHRLAAERRKEWKKLVKATRDRHHS from the coding sequence GTGCCCGAACCCGACGAAAACCCCGGCGACCCCCTCGCCCGCCTCGGCTGGGACGAGGACTGGGACGACCGGTGGAACTCCTTCCGCGCGGTGACCACCCACGACGGGCAGCACCTGCTGCCCGCCCGTGTCGTCCGCGTGCACCGCGGCGCCTGCGACGTGGAGACCCCGCTCGGCCCGCAACGGGTGGAGACTCCCCCGGGGCACCTGGTCCCGGCCCCCACGACCGGCGACTGGGTGGGGTTGGTGCTGGACGCCCCGGAGGGTCCCCGGGTGCTGGGCGTCCTCCCGCGGCGCACCGTGCTCGCCCGCGCCTCGGTCACCGGACGGTCGGTCGACCACCAGCTCGCCGCGAACGTCGACACCGTCGTGGTCGCCATCGGCGCCGACTCCCGCCTCTCCCTCGGTCGGGTGGAGCGTTTCCTCGCCCTCGCGTGGAACTCCGGGGCACGCCCCGTCGTCGCCCTCACCAAGTCCGACCTCCTGGAACAGGGGGAGCTCGCGGAGACCCTCACCACCGTCCGCGGCGACGCCGTGGGTGCCGACGTCGTCGCGGTGAGTTCCATCGACCCGGCCAGCGTCGAGGCCCTGCGCGACCACCTCCGGGGAACCGTCGTCCTCCTCGGGTCCTCCGGCGCGGGGAAGTCGACCCTGGCCAACGCCCTGCTCGGTGAGGAACGTTTCGCGGTGGGGGCCGTCCGGTCCGTGGACGGCAAGGGACGGCACACGACGGTGACCCGGGAACTCGTCCCGCTGCCGGGGGGCCTTGTCCTCGTCGACACCCCCGGGTTGCGCACCCTCGGCGTCGCGGAACTCGGCGACGGGCTGGAACGGACGTTCGCCGACCTCGACGAGGTCGCCGTGGACTGCCGGTTCTCCGACTGCTCGCACACGAACGAACCCGGGTGCGCGGTGCTGTCGGCGATCGACGCGGGGGTGTTCGAGCAGCGGCGACTCGACAGCTACCGCAGGCTGGAACGGGAGCAGGCGTGGTTCGCCTCCCGGACCGACCACCGCCTCGCCGCGGAACGCCGCAAGGAGTGGAAGAAGCTCGTCAAGGCCACCCGCGACCGCCACCACTCCTGA
- a CDS encoding helix-turn-helix transcriptional regulator encodes MRADRLLSLLFLLQTHGRMSAPDLSTRLEVSVRTILRDVEALSSAGVPVWTERGRGGGIALMPNWRTDVSGFTTAEARALFSGASGTGDPQRGAWESAVRKLLAATPEGRREPFRRAATRILVEPGGWRSRQRDHPHLAELQEAVFSARRIRMRYRSAGATRTSTRTLDPLGLVAKGGVWYLVGKVADGERLFRVDRVLDVELLDDTVADDLPELAAVWARLRAEVERHDTSGTPVRMRVAVGDAGLLLRIADAQLLDEPRVVAHGEEVEITATFRALPAARAVLLGLGTTVHVLEPAELVADLVRTARDVLERYGDPGAQAE; translated from the coding sequence GTGCGCGCCGACCGACTGCTCTCGCTGCTCTTCCTGCTGCAGACGCACGGGCGGATGTCCGCCCCCGACCTCTCCACCCGCCTCGAGGTCTCGGTGCGCACGATCCTGCGCGACGTCGAGGCCCTCTCGAGCGCGGGCGTCCCCGTCTGGACCGAACGCGGCCGCGGCGGCGGGATCGCGTTGATGCCGAACTGGCGCACGGACGTCTCGGGTTTCACCACCGCGGAGGCGCGGGCGTTGTTCTCCGGTGCCTCGGGAACGGGTGATCCCCAGCGCGGGGCCTGGGAGTCGGCCGTCCGGAAACTCCTGGCCGCCACCCCGGAGGGCCGTCGGGAACCCTTCCGCCGCGCGGCGACACGGATCCTCGTGGAACCCGGCGGGTGGCGTTCACGCCAGCGCGACCACCCGCACCTGGCGGAACTGCAGGAGGCGGTGTTCTCGGCGCGCCGGATCCGGATGCGCTACCGCTCGGCGGGGGCGACCCGGACTAGCACCCGCACCCTCGATCCCCTCGGCCTGGTCGCCAAGGGTGGGGTCTGGTACCTGGTGGGGAAGGTGGCGGACGGGGAACGGTTGTTCCGGGTGGACCGCGTCCTCGACGTCGAGCTCCTCGACGACACCGTCGCCGACGACCTGCCGGAACTCGCGGCGGTCTGGGCACGGCTGCGCGCCGAGGTCGAGCGGCACGACACCTCGGGAACTCCGGTCCGGATGCGGGTCGCCGTCGGGGACGCCGGCCTGCTGCTGCGCATCGCCGACGCCCAGCTGCTCGACGAACCCCGGGTCGTCGCCCACGGCGAGGAGGTCGAGATCACCGCGACCTTCCGGGCCCTGCCGGCCGCCCGGGCGGTGCTGCTGGGACTCGGGACGACGGTCCACGTGCTGGAACCCGCCGAACTCGTCGCGGACCTCGTGCGGACGGCCCGCGACGTGCTCGAACGCTACGGCGACCCGGGAGCTCAGGCCGAGTAG
- a CDS encoding MarR family winged helix-turn-helix transcriptional regulator gives MDRGLSEQQLATYFALTEVGNLLEQAVTAQLRADGDLSPVQFQILATLGTSPSTDHRMTDLADRIVYSRSGFTYQAGQLEKRGLIERKPSPHDERSTVVTLTAAGRDVLATVMPGHVDVVRGLLFEDVPQRDLDALQRVLGPVRDRLRQAPPRSARSRRARG, from the coding sequence GTGGACCGCGGACTGAGTGAGCAGCAACTGGCGACCTACTTCGCCCTGACCGAGGTCGGGAACCTGCTCGAGCAGGCCGTCACGGCTCAGCTCCGCGCCGACGGGGACCTCAGCCCCGTCCAGTTCCAGATCCTCGCGACCCTCGGCACCAGTCCGTCGACGGATCACCGCATGACCGACCTCGCCGACCGGATCGTCTACAGCCGCAGCGGGTTCACCTACCAGGCCGGGCAGCTCGAGAAGCGCGGTCTCATCGAGCGGAAACCCTCGCCGCACGACGAGCGCAGCACCGTCGTCACCCTCACCGCCGCCGGGCGCGACGTGCTCGCGACGGTCATGCCCGGCCACGTCGACGTCGTGCGCGGCCTCCTCTTCGAGGACGTCCCGCAGCGCGACCTCGACGCCCTCCAGCGCGTCCTCGGCCCCGTCCGGGACCGGCTGCGGCAGGCTCCGCCGCGCTCGGCCCGGTCCCGTCGCGCGCGGGGGTGA
- a CDS encoding TIGR03086 family metal-binding protein translates to MTTDPRDDLFRAADLAGDLLETVRGEDHHLRTPCAEWSVLDLVGHLVAVTRRVAHIGRGGLPGDLPTMASGEPAQGWGPAYRAGVAEMRTVWADDALLARTVTHPAGPMPGGAAATVYVQEFATHAGDLAVAIGRTDLLDEELAETALADSMRFVPRDRTGFPFGDPVEVPADAPAHVRLAAWLGRG, encoded by the coding sequence GTGACCACAGACCCCAGAGACGACCTGTTCCGCGCCGCCGACCTCGCCGGCGACCTCCTCGAGACCGTGCGTGGCGAGGACCACCACCTGAGGACGCCCTGCGCCGAGTGGTCGGTGCTCGACCTCGTGGGCCACCTGGTGGCCGTGACCCGCCGGGTCGCCCACATCGGCCGCGGTGGACTGCCGGGCGACCTGCCGACGATGGCCTCCGGCGAACCCGCGCAGGGGTGGGGTCCCGCCTACCGGGCGGGGGTCGCGGAGATGCGGACGGTCTGGGCCGACGACGCGCTCCTGGCGAGGACGGTGACCCACCCCGCCGGGCCGATGCCGGGCGGTGCCGCCGCGACGGTGTACGTCCAGGAGTTCGCGACCCACGCCGGCGACCTGGCCGTCGCGATCGGGCGCACCGACCTGCTCGACGAGGAACTGGCGGAGACGGCCCTGGCGGACTCGATGCGCTTCGTGCCCCGCGACCGGACGGGTTTCCCGTTCGGGGACCCCGTCGAGGTTCCCGCCGACGCCCCGGCCCACGTCCGTCTCGCCGCCTGGCTCGGTCGGGGCTGA
- a CDS encoding SDR family oxidoreductase → MSEKRTALVTGANKGIGYEIAAGLGTLGFRVGVGARDPERLGPAVAKLRADGVDAFGVPLDVTDDASVAAAADLLQRQEGRLDVLVNNSGISGPYAPDWTQDPTTLDLDAVRAVVDVNVYGTVRVTNALLPLLRRAPSPRIVNTSSSMGSLTRRTGPVMAAYAPSKSFLNAITVQYARQLEGTGILVNVACPGLVATDFTGFHGRSPAEGAATPVRLATLPDGGPSGGFFDDEGEVPW, encoded by the coding sequence ATGAGTGAGAAGAGGACCGCGCTGGTCACCGGCGCGAACAAGGGCATCGGCTACGAGATCGCGGCAGGGCTGGGCACCCTCGGCTTCCGGGTGGGCGTCGGGGCCCGGGACCCGGAACGCCTCGGGCCGGCCGTGGCGAAGCTCCGGGCCGACGGCGTGGACGCGTTCGGCGTTCCCCTGGACGTCACCGACGACGCGAGCGTCGCCGCGGCGGCGGACCTCCTGCAACGGCAGGAGGGCCGCCTCGACGTCCTCGTGAACAACTCCGGGATCTCCGGTCCGTACGCCCCCGACTGGACCCAGGACCCGACGACGCTCGACCTCGACGCCGTCCGGGCCGTGGTCGACGTGAACGTCTACGGCACCGTCCGGGTGACGAACGCCCTGCTGCCCCTGCTGCGCCGGGCCCCGTCCCCCCGGATCGTGAACACCTCCAGCAGCATGGGTTCGCTGACGCGTCGGACCGGACCGGTGATGGCCGCCTACGCGCCGTCGAAGAGCTTCCTGAACGCGATCACCGTGCAGTACGCCCGGCAACTGGAGGGCACCGGGATCCTGGTCAACGTCGCCTGCCCGGGGCTGGTCGCGACCGACTTCACGGGTTTCCACGGCCGCAGCCCGGCCGAGGGGGCCGCCACCCCGGTCCGGCTCGCGACCCTGCCCGACGGCGGCCCGAGCGGTGGTTTCTTCGACGACGAGGGCGAGGTCCCCTGGTGA
- a CDS encoding helix-turn-helix domain-containing protein: MTDEDQHHRVVCHLDRLLAERGMTLAELAARVGVTVVNLSVLKNDRARAVRFSTLTAICDVLRCQPGDVFSVRNP; encoded by the coding sequence GTGACGGACGAAGACCAGCACCACCGCGTCGTCTGCCACCTCGACCGCCTCCTCGCCGAGCGCGGGATGACGCTGGCCGAACTCGCCGCGCGGGTCGGGGTGACCGTGGTGAACCTCTCGGTCCTCAAGAACGACCGGGCCCGCGCGGTCCGGTTCTCCACCCTCACCGCGATCTGCGACGTCCTGCGCTGTCAACCCGGCGACGTCTTCAGCGTCCGGAACCCGTGA
- a CDS encoding CvpA family protein: MDLTPERLVPLLPVLLAVLLVVLAARSGWRRGASRPVLALLGVAVGAVTGVEVAARIQARWPQTGGDAVILSIGTVLVLAVVGASLGAAVGTGLARALGAVHLRVLDRVAGAVVRGGLAVLLCAVLLPLLPLAPGSGTPGDGLRQSLEQVGRHVLDPVVTAVGTTLGGPMGGPGPR, encoded by the coding sequence GTGGACCTCACCCCCGAACGCCTCGTGCCCCTCCTCCCCGTCCTCCTCGCGGTGCTCCTCGTCGTGCTCGCCGCCCGGTCGGGGTGGCGCCGGGGTGCCTCCCGCCCGGTCCTCGCCCTGCTCGGCGTGGCGGTCGGCGCCGTCACCGGCGTCGAGGTGGCCGCCCGGATCCAGGCGCGCTGGCCGCAGACCGGCGGGGACGCCGTGATCCTCTCGATCGGCACGGTGCTCGTGCTGGCCGTCGTCGGGGCGTCGCTGGGCGCCGCCGTGGGTACCGGACTGGCGCGGGCCCTGGGCGCGGTGCACCTGAGGGTCCTGGACCGGGTGGCCGGGGCCGTGGTGCGTGGCGGGCTGGCTGTCTTGCTCTGCGCCGTGCTCCTCCCGCTCCTCCCGCTGGCGCCCGGTTCCGGGACGCCCGGTGACGGTCTGCGTCAGTCGCTCGAGCAGGTGGGCCGGCACGTGCTCGACCCCGTCGTCACTGCGGTCGGCACCACGCTGGGCGGACCGATGGGCGGACCGGGTCCCCGCTGA
- a CDS encoding NADP-dependent oxidoreductase produces MRAVRITRYGTADTLRVEEVDLPVPADGEVLVRIAATTFNAVDGAIRAGYMTELIPVDLPYTPGLDLAGTVEDTGQDVIAFLGVPVGGGAAEFAAVPEDLLVAAPRSIPLTDAAALPVAGLTAFQGLFDHGGLQAGQRVLVNGAGGGVGGFAVQLAKRAEAYVIATASPRSRAAVLAAGADEVIDYTTTSLADGLTGPVDLVFNNVSGDPAELSRLTDLVRDGGRAVSAPPLPLTDDEARDVHWRILYVRNDTAQLAELVRAVDAGELSVDVSTRRPLAELAAVHADGEAGRLRGRAVVTL; encoded by the coding sequence ATGCGCGCCGTTCGCATCACCCGGTACGGAACCGCCGACACCCTGCGGGTCGAGGAGGTCGACCTCCCCGTCCCCGCCGACGGTGAGGTCCTCGTCCGGATCGCCGCCACCACGTTCAACGCCGTCGACGGCGCCATCCGCGCCGGGTACATGACCGAGCTGATCCCCGTGGACCTGCCGTACACCCCGGGGCTCGACCTCGCCGGCACCGTCGAGGACACCGGCCAGGACGTCATCGCCTTCCTCGGCGTCCCCGTCGGCGGCGGCGCGGCGGAGTTCGCGGCCGTCCCCGAGGACCTGCTGGTCGCGGCACCGCGCTCGATCCCGCTGACCGACGCCGCCGCCCTGCCCGTCGCCGGGCTCACCGCGTTCCAGGGCCTGTTCGACCACGGCGGGCTCCAGGCCGGGCAGCGGGTGCTGGTCAACGGGGCCGGCGGTGGGGTCGGCGGGTTCGCGGTCCAGCTCGCGAAGCGGGCCGAGGCGTACGTGATCGCCACCGCGAGCCCCCGCAGCCGGGCCGCCGTGCTCGCCGCCGGTGCGGACGAGGTCATCGACTACACGACCACCTCCCTCGCCGACGGCCTCACCGGACCCGTCGACCTGGTGTTCAACAACGTCTCCGGCGACCCCGCGGAACTCAGCCGACTGACCGACCTCGTCCGTGACGGCGGGCGGGCCGTCAGCGCTCCCCCGCTCCCCCTCACCGACGACGAGGCCCGCGACGTGCACTGGCGGATCCTCTACGTCCGCAACGACACCGCCCAGCTGGCCGAACTCGTCCGGGCCGTCGACGCCGGGGAACTCTCCGTCGACGTCTCCACCCGCCGCCCGCTGGCCGAACTGGCCGCCGTGCACGCCGACGGCGAGGCCGGGAGGTTGCGCGGACGCGCCGTCGTCACCCTCTGA
- a CDS encoding LysR family transcriptional regulator produces the protein MDTLETRELRYFVAVAEDLHFGRAAQRLGIAQPPLSRAIQQLERRLGVRLLERDRQGVSLTDAGSVLLVEGRATLEAASAAARRTRRAVAQRGTLVLTVKAAGSHELLRKVLDAYAAEPGAVAVEVLPSGLCDQAQMLRDGRADVALLHTPFNSLAGFDSEQLSSEGQVAILPATHPLASRSSVTVAEVSDLPGLPMARWPQRDGSFLPGPGPAISDVSQLAQLIALGRTVAVFPESARSWLWAEHRAVPVVDAPVVGTHIAWPAHSSSLAVAALVRSALGR, from the coding sequence GTGGACACGTTGGAGACCCGGGAGTTGCGGTACTTCGTCGCCGTGGCGGAGGACCTGCACTTCGGTCGGGCCGCGCAACGCCTCGGCATCGCGCAACCGCCGCTCTCACGGGCCATCCAGCAGCTCGAACGCCGCCTCGGGGTCCGCCTGCTGGAACGCGACCGGCAGGGGGTCAGCCTGACCGACGCCGGGTCGGTGCTGCTGGTCGAGGGCCGCGCGACGCTGGAGGCCGCGAGCGCCGCGGCCCGTCGGACGCGGCGGGCGGTCGCGCAGCGGGGGACGCTCGTCCTCACGGTCAAGGCCGCCGGTTCGCACGAACTGCTGCGGAAGGTCCTCGACGCCTACGCGGCCGAACCGGGCGCCGTCGCCGTCGAGGTCCTGCCGAGCGGGTTGTGCGACCAGGCGCAGATGCTGCGCGACGGCCGCGCCGACGTGGCGTTGCTGCACACCCCGTTCAACTCCCTCGCGGGTTTCGACAGCGAGCAGCTCTCGAGCGAGGGGCAGGTCGCGATCCTCCCCGCCACGCACCCCCTCGCGTCGCGGAGTTCGGTCACGGTGGCCGAGGTCTCCGACCTCCCCGGCCTGCCGATGGCCCGCTGGCCGCAGCGCGACGGTTCGTTCCTCCCCGGTCCGGGGCCGGCGATCAGCGACGTGTCCCAGCTCGCCCAGCTGATCGCCCTGGGCCGGACCGTCGCGGTGTTCCCGGAGTCGGCGCGGTCGTGGTTGTGGGCCGAGCACCGGGCGGTTCCCGTCGTGGACGCGCCGGTGGTCGGGACCCACATCGCGTGGCCCGCGCACAGTTCCTCCCTCGCGGTGGCGGCTCTGGTGCGGTCCGCGCTCGGGCGCTGA
- a CDS encoding aldehyde dehydrogenase family protein, translating to MSTSLPEAVVGLGAPRESPLRVSTTGPSTPRSGEPSTDLPDVVPDLVVADGPAGGSGTGPLLEVLAPTTGERLLSVEDTPPDLVQRIVSDTAATSRSDWAWLSAEDRARFLFAIADVLADHVRALAVTAALTTGRPVAAGYTLDAPAAHAAAFSAAGWADKLEAVGAAHRPGGGVVGVLTTWRTSTADALTAIVAGLATGCGVVLRARPAAAASARQLVRLVEEAGVPHGLVRVAPGADQATDARLWAHEDLVAVRADGSLDDLRSVGIALAHAGTPLLQRLDAPHVDVVLPEADLEEVMAALVAAAVGGAHERPGGSRVVVARTVADALVARVAPVVARLRTGHPLDRATAIGPVPSPHLARAGHEALDSALPSGLPEAGWWTPPGVVTLGRHSAWPPPGPVLGVRTIRSPADVLPHLGGAGSVTVWGGSLGTDVPAPPDPRRDALDLLRACRG from the coding sequence GTGAGCACTTCGCTACCGGAAGCTGTCGTGGGACTGGGTGCCCCGCGGGAGTCCCCGTTGCGGGTGTCCACCACCGGCCCCTCCACCCCGCGGTCCGGCGAGCCGTCGACCGACCTGCCCGACGTCGTCCCCGACCTCGTCGTCGCCGACGGCCCCGCCGGGGGTTCCGGCACCGGTCCCCTGCTCGAGGTGCTCGCCCCGACCACCGGGGAACGCCTGCTCTCGGTCGAGGACACCCCACCGGACCTGGTGCAGCGCATCGTCTCCGACACGGCCGCGACCAGCCGCAGCGACTGGGCCTGGTTGTCGGCGGAGGACCGGGCGCGCTTCCTCTTCGCCATCGCCGACGTCCTCGCCGACCACGTCCGCGCGCTCGCCGTGACCGCGGCCCTCACCACGGGGCGGCCCGTCGCGGCCGGGTACACCCTCGACGCCCCGGCCGCGCACGCCGCCGCCTTCTCCGCCGCCGGCTGGGCGGACAAGCTGGAGGCCGTCGGCGCCGCCCACCGTCCCGGCGGGGGTGTCGTCGGGGTGCTGACGACCTGGCGGACCAGCACCGCCGACGCCCTGACCGCGATCGTGGCGGGGCTGGCGACCGGCTGCGGTGTCGTCCTGCGGGCCCGGCCGGCCGCGGCGGCGAGCGCCCGGCAGCTCGTCCGCCTCGTGGAGGAGGCGGGTGTCCCGCACGGTCTGGTCCGGGTCGCGCCCGGGGCGGACCAGGCCACCGACGCCCGGTTGTGGGCGCACGAGGACCTCGTGGCGGTCCGCGCCGACGGCTCCCTCGACGACCTGCGCAGCGTGGGCATCGCCCTCGCCCACGCCGGAACGCCTCTGCTGCAACGCCTCGACGCGCCGCACGTCGACGTCGTCCTGCCGGAGGCGGACCTGGAGGAGGTGATGGCCGCGCTCGTCGCCGCGGCCGTCGGCGGCGCCCACGAACGGCCCGGCGGGTCGCGGGTGGTCGTGGCCCGCACCGTGGCCGACGCGCTGGTGGCCCGGGTGGCGCCCGTCGTCGCGCGGCTGCGCACCGGGCACCCGCTGGACCGGGCGACGGCGATCGGCCCCGTCCCGAGCCCGCACCTGGCCCGTGCCGGTCACGAGGCCCTGGACAGCGCCCTGCCGTCCGGGCTGCCCGAGGCCGGCTGGTGGACGCCGCCGGGGGTCGTCACGCTCGGACGGCACAGCGCGTGGCCACCGCCGGGACCCGTCCTGGGGGTACGGACCATCCGCTCGCCGGCCGACGTGCTGCCCCACCTCGGAGGGGCCGGATCCGTCACCGTGTGGGGCGGCTCCCTGGGCACGGACGTCCCGGCACCGCCGGACCCGCGCCGGGACGCGCTGGACCTCCTCCGGGCCTGCCGTGGGTGA
- a CDS encoding PHP domain-containing protein: MLSDEPHSHAPSPLPPDPVSSDGDDRDFAWYAGDHHIHTTFSRDAMYSVDDQVRRAHECGLDWMVITDHGGPDHAKQSVALQTPLIAQARRRHPVLVFQGMEWNIPGAEHATFIAPEHVDTPDLLQRFERAFDGDVLGARQNPGGPRLIEDSVHPGPEAEQVGLDALAWLVEELRTGTVGEALVLSNHPMRTGRVTPSKVRGWRDAAPGVFIGWEGAPGHQAAALPAPLGRGRGRGQYDERPGKWSFPGYDLDQYRTWGGFDAATARMGGLWDSLLAEGLPWWITANSDNHFDIGDTVRVGNLSHEHYREHGSRGEPVETGVVQHGYVDFAPGFYSRTCVGSASRDYRSVMAALRSGRVFVVHGGLVKAVEGRVRTGPGPGVTFGARTTVERGGDVEVELVVDPATEANGSGAVPRSARWDVIVGTVTGRVADVDRDLFAAPGTRVVESFEVPASATGRQVFRTVLRGVADPLYVRFRGSDGNHAQDDGHPRVDRIGDSDPWDDLWCYTNPVFVDVR, translated from the coding sequence GTGCTCTCCGACGAACCGCACTCCCACGCGCCGTCCCCGCTGCCGCCCGATCCGGTCAGTTCCGACGGCGACGACCGGGACTTCGCCTGGTACGCCGGAGACCACCACATCCACACCACCTTCTCCCGCGACGCCATGTACTCCGTGGACGACCAGGTCCGCCGGGCGCACGAGTGCGGGCTGGACTGGATGGTCATCACCGACCACGGCGGCCCCGACCACGCCAAGCAGTCCGTCGCGCTGCAGACCCCGCTGATCGCGCAGGCCCGCCGGCGCCACCCCGTCCTGGTCTTCCAGGGCATGGAGTGGAACATCCCGGGCGCCGAGCACGCGACGTTCATCGCCCCTGAGCACGTGGACACCCCCGACCTGCTGCAGCGCTTCGAACGCGCCTTCGACGGCGACGTCCTCGGGGCGCGGCAGAACCCCGGCGGGCCGCGGCTGATCGAGGACTCCGTCCACCCCGGCCCGGAGGCGGAACAGGTCGGTCTCGACGCCCTCGCCTGGCTGGTCGAGGAACTGCGGACCGGGACCGTCGGCGAGGCCCTCGTGCTCTCGAACCATCCCATGCGGACCGGTCGGGTCACCCCGTCGAAGGTGCGCGGCTGGCGCGACGCGGCGCCCGGGGTGTTCATCGGCTGGGAGGGCGCACCCGGTCACCAGGCCGCGGCGCTGCCCGCCCCGCTCGGACGCGGGCGGGGACGCGGTCAGTACGACGAACGTCCCGGGAAGTGGTCCTTCCCCGGCTACGACCTCGACCAGTACCGGACGTGGGGCGGGTTCGACGCCGCGACCGCCCGGATGGGCGGGTTGTGGGACTCGCTGCTGGCCGAGGGGTTGCCGTGGTGGATCACCGCGAACTCCGACAACCACTTCGACATCGGCGACACCGTCCGGGTCGGGAACCTCTCGCACGAGCACTACCGCGAACACGGTTCTCGCGGGGAACCCGTCGAGACCGGGGTCGTGCAGCACGGTTACGTCGACTTCGCGCCGGGTTTCTACTCCCGGACCTGCGTGGGTTCCGCCTCCCGGGACTACCGGTCGGTGATGGCCGCACTGCGGTCCGGGCGGGTCTTCGTCGTGCACGGCGGGTTGGTGAAGGCCGTCGAGGGACGGGTGCGCACCGGCCCCGGGCCGGGGGTCACGTTCGGGGCGCGGACGACGGTCGAACGCGGCGGGGACGTCGAGGTGGAACTGGTCGTCGACCCCGCGACCGAGGCGAACGGCAGCGGCGCGGTACCGCGCTCGGCCCGTTGGGACGTCATCGTGGGAACCGTCACCGGACGGGTGGCCGACGTCGACCGCGACCTGTTCGCGGCCCCGGGAACCCGGGTGGTCGAGAGTTTCGAGGTCCCCGCCTCGGCGACCGGGCGCCAGGTGTTCCGCACCGTCCTGCGCGGTGTCGCCGACCCGCTCTACGTCCGGTTCCGCGGCAGCGACGGGAACCACGCGCAGGACGACGGTCACCCGCGGGTGGACCGCATCGGGGACTCCGACCCGTGGGACGACCTGTGGTGCTACACGAACCCGGTGTTCGTCGACGTGCGCTGA